One genomic region from Gossypium hirsutum isolate 1008001.06 chromosome D13, Gossypium_hirsutum_v2.1, whole genome shotgun sequence encodes:
- the LOC107937184 gene encoding probable 2-oxoglutarate-dependent dioxygenase AOP1, translated as MSVDAKIEFPVIEFRSSDLERGTNGWYRLCKKVREACEIFGCFEVVYGTISTKVREEMFRLMKELVEVLVEMKQKNTSPLPYHGWVGPCAQVSLLYEGFGLGDVSNYDSVKNFAQLMWPEGHPRFWWWVKKEQPPMFVA; from the exons ATGAGTGTTGACGCTAAGATTGAGTTTCCAGTCATTGAGTTCCGTTCATCGGATTTGGAGCGAGGAACCAATGGGTGGTATCGATTGTGCAAGAAAGTTCGAGAGGCTTGTGAGATTTTCGGTTGTTTTGAGGTGGTATATGGCACGATTTCAACGAAAGTTCGAGAGGAGATGTTTAGGTTGATGAAAGAACTAGTTGAGGTCCTAGTGGAGATGAAACAAAAGAACACTAGTCCCCTGCCTTACCATGGCTGGGTTGGACCATGCGCTCAAGTTTCTTTGTTGTATGAAGGCTTTGGACTTGGAGATGTCTCCAACTATGATTCTGTTAAAAACTTTGCTCAACTTATGTGGCCCGAAGGTCACCCACGTTTTTG GTGGTGGGTGAAGAAagagcagccacccatgtttgtggcctga